In a genomic window of Vicinamibacterales bacterium:
- a CDS encoding fibronectin type III domain-containing protein, which translates to MKKYVSIIVGVIAGNVLAAAILWMSPSGSAIAPPPAAGPAAAPATEATGAVQFAPQVVTGDELGGSPAGLVAPQVLPTPIPNETQVFFVPTDNDATATVLYLYNTDSVAHIVALRGFSYNGVLVYSLNINVGATSFLRLASDSISAAPPPSWATPAPIITNFTDFTYYAMLSLPQGVRVEGYTLYNPGTGVVDPRADQGAVPLVFTSTPPATTTTPQPPGPPLNFLATLSAGNTVTFSWSAPTTGGAPTGYILEAGSAPGLANLATLPLPTTSYTVAGVPRGTYFLRVRAVNAIGPGPASNEVQLNVP; encoded by the coding sequence ATGAAGAAATACGTTTCGATCATCGTCGGAGTGATCGCCGGCAACGTGCTGGCCGCCGCCATCCTCTGGATGAGCCCCAGCGGCAGTGCCATCGCGCCGCCGCCCGCAGCTGGCCCCGCCGCGGCTCCCGCGACCGAGGCCACTGGCGCCGTCCAATTCGCCCCGCAGGTCGTGACCGGCGACGAACTGGGCGGGTCTCCCGCCGGACTCGTCGCCCCGCAGGTGCTGCCGACGCCGATCCCGAACGAGACGCAGGTCTTCTTCGTGCCGACCGACAACGACGCCACGGCGACGGTGCTCTACCTGTACAACACGGACTCCGTCGCCCACATCGTCGCGTTGCGGGGCTTCAGCTACAACGGCGTGCTGGTCTACTCGCTGAACATCAACGTGGGCGCGACGAGCTTCCTTCGTCTGGCGAGCGACTCGATTTCGGCGGCCCCGCCCCCGAGCTGGGCCACGCCGGCGCCCATCATCACGAACTTCACCGACTTCACCTACTACGCGATGCTGTCGCTGCCCCAGGGTGTCCGTGTGGAGGGCTACACGCTGTACAACCCCGGCACGGGCGTCGTCGACCCGCGCGCGGACCAGGGCGCAGTGCCCCTGGTGTTCACGTCGACGCCGCCGGCGACCACGACCACGCCGCAGCCGCCGGGCCCGCCGCTGAACTTCCTGGCCACGCTGAGCGCCGGCAACACCGTCACCTTCAGCTGGAGCGCCCCCACCACGGGCGGTGCGCCCACGGGCTACATCCTCGAAGCCGGCTCCGCGCCGGGACTCGCCAACCTCGCGACGCTGCCGCTGCCCACCACGTCGTACACCGTGGCGGGCGTGCCGCGTGGCACCTATTTCCTGCGGGTGCGCGCGGTGAACGCCATCGGTCCAGGCCCGGCCAGCAACGAGGTGCAGCTCAACGTGCCCTGA
- a CDS encoding Ig-like domain-containing protein: MRFNELKAGAVVGMVVLAAACSKSSSPTGPSGPSRTLTSVTIGGSSSSVSEGGTTQLTATAQYSDSTTDTVTGQATWTSSNPAVATVSATGLLTGVKTGTVDVTATFQNTTGRRTVQVAPARFQLRVQLNSVTAIDTCDDFTQGLTSGEFAVQVRTVLASGSSDTIVETRDYPGNPASLSALSLARGGSRSLGNTETYTVNGASGQFLRVEFRATEWDEQIVIIPPSTRWVRDDSMDNRLGTRTSSYNGSTFSNLGPSSITLGSGGCQIRLDYEVTATRQ, from the coding sequence GTGCGATTCAACGAACTCAAGGCGGGAGCGGTGGTGGGAATGGTCGTGCTTGCGGCGGCGTGCAGCAAGTCGTCGTCACCGACGGGACCGTCGGGGCCGTCGCGCACCCTGACGAGCGTCACCATCGGCGGGTCGTCGTCGTCGGTGTCGGAAGGCGGCACCACGCAGCTGACGGCAACGGCGCAGTATTCCGATTCGACCACCGACACCGTGACCGGCCAGGCCACCTGGACCTCGTCGAATCCGGCGGTGGCCACCGTCTCGGCCACGGGGCTCTTGACGGGTGTCAAGACCGGCACGGTGGACGTGACGGCGACGTTCCAGAACACGACGGGCCGTCGGACGGTCCAGGTCGCGCCGGCCCGATTCCAGCTCCGCGTGCAGCTGAACTCCGTGACGGCCATCGACACCTGCGACGACTTCACGCAGGGGCTGACCTCCGGCGAGTTCGCGGTCCAGGTGCGAACGGTGCTCGCCAGCGGCAGCAGCGACACGATCGTGGAGACCCGCGACTACCCAGGGAATCCGGCCTCGCTCAGCGCCCTCTCCCTGGCCCGGGGCGGCTCGCGGTCACTGGGCAATACCGAGACCTACACCGTGAACGGCGCGTCGGGCCAGTTCCTGCGCGTGGAGTTCCGGGCGACCGAGTGGGACGAGCAGATCGTGATCATCCCGCCGTCCACCCGCTGGGTGCGCGACGACAGCATGGACAACCGGCTGGGAACGCGGACGAGCAGCTACAACGGCAGCACGTTCTCGAACCTGGGCCCCAGCTCGATCACGCTGGGCAGCGGCGGCTGCCAGATCCGTCTGGACTACGAGGTCACCGCGACCCGGCAGTGA
- a CDS encoding class I SAM-dependent methyltransferase, protein MPSPLASDDDLARMMAAHVRRIPPFRALVRALESALLRRHVQVEAPVLDLGCGDGSFAAVTLAAPVAHGLDPDAADLARARRSGVYGSLHEAPAQAIPLPDGACGLVIANSVLEHIPDLAGALRETSRVLRPQGSLAITAPCHRFGAGFGVAVLLDRAGLRSLARRYRTWFNRLSRHHHLLSADQWTARLADAGFVVVHHEYYLSPAAMFWFDLLHYVSVPCLLARRTLGRWHWFGQPLLAGAWTAGLLRLARQPAPNDGACVFLLARRI, encoded by the coding sequence GTGCCGAGCCCGCTTGCGTCCGACGACGACCTGGCACGGATGATGGCGGCGCACGTCCGCCGGATTCCGCCGTTCCGCGCGCTCGTCCGTGCCCTCGAGTCCGCGCTCCTCCGGCGCCATGTGCAGGTCGAGGCGCCCGTGCTCGACCTTGGGTGCGGGGACGGCTCGTTCGCGGCCGTGACGCTGGCGGCGCCCGTCGCGCATGGTCTCGATCCCGACGCGGCGGACCTCGCACGCGCGCGACGGAGCGGGGTCTACGGGTCGCTGCACGAGGCGCCCGCGCAGGCGATTCCGCTCCCGGACGGGGCTTGCGGCCTGGTCATCGCCAACAGCGTCCTCGAGCACATCCCGGACCTGGCCGGGGCGCTGCGCGAAACCTCCCGCGTCCTCCGCCCGCAGGGATCGCTGGCCATCACCGCGCCCTGCCACCGCTTCGGGGCCGGGTTCGGCGTGGCGGTGCTGCTGGATCGCGCCGGGCTGCGATCGCTGGCTCGCCGCTACCGGACGTGGTTCAACCGCCTGTCCCGTCACCATCACCTGCTGAGCGCCGACCAATGGACGGCGCGGCTCGCGGACGCGGGCTTCGTCGTCGTGCACCACGAGTACTACCTGTCGCCGGCGGCCATGTTCTGGTTCGACCTGCTGCACTACGTGAGCGTGCCGTGCCTGCTGGCACGCCGGACGCTCGGCCGCTGGCATTGGTTCGGGCAGCCGTTGTTGGCCGGCGCGTGGACGGCGGGCCTGCTCCGTCTCGCACGCCAGCCGGCCCCCAACGACGGGGCCTGCGTGTTCCTGCTGGCCCGCAGGATCTGA
- a CDS encoding DUF2298 domain-containing protein: protein MRVVRHWRTFGLPLVLLVAAGLRLSGLDWDDGHHLHPDERFLSMVVAAERWPDSAAAYLDERRSPLNPRNVGFGFFAYGTLPTTLVKAAGLALDRAGLDPLTAVGRAASAAASLGSVLLVFLIGRRLYEDARIALLGALLLALAVLPIQHAHFFVVDPFAVCFVTASAWALAGPPRVYRYPLAGLWFGLAMACKLSVATFALVIAAAALWDGLLPAPADATSSRARRAGGVVLRGVGAAAAAVVAFRLAQPDAFQGPGLFDVWPSVRWLANLATARELASGVIDFPPSIQWANRTPYWFVWKNLVLWGLGPALGLTAWLAWGVAGWQLVAGRARRHLVPVVWVAVLFLHQGGQFPMTGRYLLPLYPMLALLAGWLLVTAWDHATTGDGLARARWRRALAAGALALVVLPTALWAAAFTAIYRRPNSRVVASDWIYRHVPPGATLATEHWDDTLPLPLGDRSPDVFRAVQLTPYDDDTPAKLGALVERLSAADYVVLASNRLYDSIPRLPMRYPMTIRYYQALCSGALGFERVADVTSFPSLGPLRVPDQAAEEAFSVYDHARVQIFHKTSRWDPVRARALLGDVDWQAVVRLRPVNARAYGTGLMLRPAEREARRVGGTWASLFPAGSPARAWPVVIWAIAVEGLGLVAFPLAALALGRLPDRGWLLSKSVGLLLLGYAAWLPASLGWRPFTRGSFVAIVLAMAAASAAVVWRRWPEVARFSRERRALLLWESGLFWAAFGGMLVVRMGNPDLWHPQFGGEKPMDLAFLGAVVRSESFPPYDPWFAGGSLNYYYFGFVLVGALAKLTRVVPAVAYNLALPTFFALTAAAAFSVVHTLVSALDRTPAPDGRPRGRLAVVCGLAGASFVTVLGNLVEVRLAIRAIRDGAWSQVPISEWFWTATRAIPHPPGEAAPITEFPFFTFLYGDLHAHAMALPFTLLVLALVVCLVLPPAPVAPDGTSRTARFWLLALALGALFPLNAWDYPTYAWLAAAGTAFALWLGRGADVSPRAVAGRALLRVAALLAASRLLFSPFFARYGQAYGAFTLWTGSHTPLSAYLSIHGVFLLLIASAAGWLAATRFAAARRSRRSAASLGLTGLIAATGIGLTVAVEVVAMAGDIGRMNTVFKFYLQVWVLLSIAAAVGLGVVVDGWRSRPARGPAWRDAAAAGWIGLVGGLVAASASYPVLATRARWRDRVPSEAGFTVDGEAFMRTAVHRESGTTFPLAADLKAIEWLRASLSGTPVIAEAQMPEYHWGSRVSIHTGLPTILGWRYHETQQRALLPPDVIARREHDVDTLFRSEDPAAARAIQARYHVEYVYVGPLERLRYPASGLAKFASDAASWQVVYDRDGVVIYRVVA, encoded by the coding sequence ATGCGCGTGGTTCGCCACTGGCGCACGTTCGGGCTGCCGCTGGTGCTGCTCGTGGCCGCCGGGCTCCGGCTCTCGGGGCTCGACTGGGACGACGGCCATCACCTGCATCCGGACGAGCGCTTCCTGTCGATGGTGGTCGCGGCCGAGCGATGGCCCGACAGCGCCGCGGCGTATCTGGACGAGCGCCGGTCGCCGCTCAATCCCCGCAACGTCGGCTTCGGCTTCTTCGCGTACGGCACCCTGCCCACCACGCTCGTGAAGGCCGCGGGCCTCGCCCTGGACCGGGCCGGCCTCGATCCGCTCACGGCGGTCGGGCGCGCCGCCAGCGCCGCCGCGAGCCTCGGCTCGGTGCTGCTCGTCTTCCTGATCGGCCGGCGGCTGTACGAGGACGCGCGCATCGCCCTCCTCGGCGCGCTCCTCCTGGCGCTGGCGGTCCTGCCGATCCAGCACGCGCACTTCTTCGTCGTCGATCCCTTCGCCGTGTGCTTCGTCACCGCGTCCGCCTGGGCCCTCGCCGGTCCCCCGCGCGTCTATCGGTATCCGCTGGCCGGGCTGTGGTTCGGCCTGGCGATGGCCTGCAAGCTGTCCGTCGCGACCTTCGCGCTCGTCATCGCCGCGGCCGCGCTCTGGGACGGACTCCTGCCCGCGCCCGCGGACGCCACGTCATCACGCGCGCGCCGCGCCGGCGGCGTGGTGCTCCGCGGCGTCGGCGCGGCGGCGGCGGCCGTCGTCGCGTTCCGCCTCGCGCAGCCAGACGCGTTCCAGGGTCCAGGCCTGTTCGACGTCTGGCCGAGCGTACGCTGGCTCGCCAACCTGGCGACGGCGCGCGAGCTCGCCAGCGGCGTCATCGACTTCCCGCCGTCGATCCAGTGGGCCAACCGCACGCCGTACTGGTTCGTCTGGAAGAACCTCGTGCTCTGGGGCCTCGGCCCGGCGCTCGGGCTCACGGCGTGGCTCGCCTGGGGCGTGGCGGGATGGCAGCTCGTCGCCGGCCGCGCCCGGCGCCACCTCGTGCCGGTCGTGTGGGTGGCCGTCCTGTTCCTCCACCAGGGCGGGCAGTTCCCGATGACGGGGCGCTACCTGCTCCCGCTCTACCCGATGCTCGCGCTGCTCGCCGGGTGGCTGCTGGTCACGGCCTGGGACCACGCCACGACGGGCGACGGCCTTGCCCGCGCGCGGTGGCGGCGGGCGCTCGCCGCCGGCGCGCTCGCGCTCGTCGTGCTGCCGACGGCGCTCTGGGCCGCGGCCTTCACGGCCATCTACCGGCGGCCCAATTCCCGCGTCGTCGCCTCGGACTGGATCTACCGCCACGTGCCGCCGGGCGCCACCCTGGCCACCGAGCACTGGGACGACACGCTCCCCTTGCCCCTGGGCGATCGATCCCCGGACGTCTTCCGCGCCGTGCAGCTCACGCCGTACGACGACGACACGCCGGCGAAGCTGGGCGCACTCGTCGAACGCCTCTCGGCCGCCGACTACGTGGTCCTGGCCAGCAACCGCCTCTACGACAGCATCCCGCGCCTGCCGATGCGCTATCCGATGACGATTCGCTACTACCAGGCGCTGTGCTCGGGCGCGCTGGGATTCGAGCGCGTCGCCGACGTCACGTCGTTTCCCTCGCTCGGTCCGCTGCGGGTGCCCGACCAGGCCGCCGAGGAAGCCTTCTCGGTGTACGACCACGCCCGCGTCCAGATTTTCCACAAGACGTCGCGCTGGGATCCCGTGCGCGCCCGCGCGCTCCTGGGCGACGTGGACTGGCAGGCCGTGGTCCGCCTGCGCCCGGTCAACGCGCGAGCCTACGGCACCGGCCTGATGCTTCGGCCGGCCGAGCGCGAGGCCCGGCGGGTGGGTGGCACCTGGGCCAGCCTCTTTCCCGCCGGGTCGCCCGCGCGCGCCTGGCCGGTGGTGATCTGGGCGATCGCCGTGGAGGGACTCGGCCTCGTCGCGTTTCCGCTCGCCGCCCTGGCCCTGGGCCGCCTGCCGGATCGGGGCTGGCTCCTGTCGAAGAGCGTCGGCCTGCTGCTGCTCGGCTACGCCGCGTGGCTGCCCGCCAGTCTGGGATGGCGGCCCTTCACGCGCGGCAGTTTCGTCGCGATCGTCCTGGCCATGGCCGCCGCGTCGGCCGCCGTCGTCTGGCGGCGCTGGCCCGAGGTCGCGCGGTTCTCGCGCGAGCGTCGTGCGCTGCTGCTCTGGGAGTCTGGCCTCTTCTGGGCCGCGTTCGGGGGCATGCTCGTCGTCCGCATGGGGAACCCCGACCTGTGGCATCCGCAGTTCGGGGGCGAGAAGCCCATGGACCTCGCCTTCCTGGGCGCCGTCGTCAGGAGCGAGTCCTTCCCACCCTACGATCCTTGGTTCGCCGGCGGATCGCTCAACTACTACTACTTCGGCTTCGTCCTCGTCGGCGCACTGGCGAAGCTCACACGCGTCGTGCCAGCGGTCGCGTACAACCTCGCCCTCCCGACGTTCTTCGCGCTCACGGCCGCCGCGGCCTTCAGCGTCGTCCACACGCTCGTGTCCGCGCTCGACCGGACACCCGCCCCCGACGGACGCCCCCGCGGACGCCTGGCGGTCGTCTGCGGACTGGCGGGCGCGTCGTTCGTGACCGTGCTCGGCAACCTGGTGGAGGTGCGCCTCGCGATCCGGGCGATCCGGGACGGCGCCTGGTCGCAGGTGCCGATCTCGGAGTGGTTCTGGACCGCGACACGGGCCATCCCGCACCCGCCGGGCGAGGCCGCGCCCATCACGGAGTTCCCGTTCTTCACCTTCCTCTACGGAGACCTGCACGCGCACGCGATGGCGCTGCCGTTCACCCTGCTCGTCCTGGCGCTCGTCGTCTGCCTCGTGCTGCCGCCGGCGCCGGTCGCCCCGGACGGCACGTCACGCACGGCGCGGTTCTGGCTGCTGGCCCTCGCGCTCGGCGCGCTCTTCCCCCTGAACGCCTGGGACTACCCCACCTACGCGTGGCTCGCCGCGGCGGGGACGGCCTTCGCCCTGTGGCTCGGCCGGGGCGCGGACGTGTCGCCTCGCGCCGTGGCCGGACGGGCGCTGCTTCGGGTGGCGGCCCTGCTCGCGGCGAGCCGGCTGCTCTTTTCCCCGTTCTTCGCGCGCTACGGCCAGGCGTACGGCGCGTTCACCCTGTGGACGGGTTCCCACACGCCGCTGTCGGCCTATCTGTCGATCCACGGCGTGTTCCTGCTGCTCATCGCCAGCGCCGCGGGCTGGCTCGCGGCCACGCGATTCGCGGCCGCGCGGCGAAGCCGCCGGTCGGCCGCCTCGCTCGGACTGACGGGCCTCATCGCGGCCACGGGAATCGGCCTGACCGTCGCGGTCGAGGTCGTCGCGATGGCGGGCGACATCGGGCGCATGAACACCGTGTTCAAGTTCTACCTGCAGGTGTGGGTCCTCCTCTCGATCGCGGCGGCGGTGGGCCTGGGCGTCGTCGTGGACGGCTGGCGATCGCGGCCGGCGCGCGGCCCGGCCTGGCGCGATGCGGCGGCCGCGGGGTGGATCGGCCTCGTCGGCGGGCTGGTGGCCGCCTCGGCGTCCTACCCCGTGCTCGCCACGCGGGCGCGATGGCGGGACCGCGTCCCATCGGAGGCCGGGTTCACCGTGGACGGCGAGGCCTTCATGCGCACGGCCGTCCATCGCGAGTCGGGCACGACCTTCCCGCTCGCCGCCGATCTCAAGGCCATCGAATGGCTGCGCGCCTCGCTCTCCGGCACGCCCGTCATCGCCGAGGCGCAGATGCCCGAGTACCACTGGGGCAGCCGCGTCAGCATCCACACGGGGCTGCCCACGATCCTGGGCTGGCGCTATCACGAGACGCAGCAGCGGGCGCTCCTGCCGCCCGACGTGATCGCGCGTCGCGAGCACGACGTGGACACGTTGTTTCGCAGCGAGGACCCGGCCGCGGCCCGGGCCATCCAGGCGCGCTACCACGTCGAGTACGTGTACGTGGGTCCGCTCGAGCGCCTGCGCTATCCCGCCTCTGGCCTGGCGAAGTTCGCGAGCGACGCCGCCTCGTGGCAGGTCGTGTACGACCGGGACGGCGTCGTCATCTACCGCGTCGTGGCCTGA
- a CDS encoding ECF-type sigma factor, whose protein sequence is MSGDLTSLLHSLQTAGEDADGITAQLTELLYPELKRIARSLMRREREGHTLQPTAILHEAFVRMVGTSGDSWQDRSHFLGVATRVMRQVLVDHARRRQAAKRGNDGVRVTLDEQVASGDPLSLDILALDQALERYAQLDPRGARVAELRIFGGLTVPETAAHLGVSARTVDGDWAVARMWLARELAPQPPAAQ, encoded by the coding sequence ATGTCGGGGGATCTGACCTCCCTCCTGCACTCGCTGCAGACCGCCGGGGAGGACGCCGATGGCATCACCGCCCAGCTCACCGAGCTGCTCTACCCGGAGCTGAAACGCATCGCCCGGTCGCTGATGCGGCGCGAGCGGGAGGGCCACACGCTGCAGCCCACGGCCATCCTGCACGAGGCGTTCGTCCGCATGGTGGGCACTTCCGGCGACTCCTGGCAGGACCGCTCCCACTTCCTGGGCGTTGCCACGCGTGTGATGCGGCAGGTGCTGGTGGACCACGCGCGCCGGCGCCAGGCCGCCAAGCGCGGCAACGACGGCGTCCGGGTGACGCTGGACGAGCAGGTGGCGAGCGGCGATCCGCTCTCCCTCGACATCCTGGCGCTCGATCAGGCCCTGGAGCGCTATGCCCAGCTCGACCCGCGCGGAGCGCGCGTGGCCGAGCTGAGGATCTTCGGCGGTCTCACCGTGCCGGAGACCGCCGCGCATCTTGGCGTGTCCGCGCGGACGGTCGACGGCGACTGGGCCGTGGCCCGGATGTGGCTGGCGCGTGAGCTCGCGCCCCAGCCGCCCGCCGCGCAGTGA
- a CDS encoding glycosyltransferase family 4 protein, producing the protein MRVLVVLTYYRPHISGLTIYAERQARALQARGHEVTILTSRFDARLPRREVVEGVRVERVPVLARLSKGVLMPSLGWRATREVLRHDAVLLHLPQIDAAGIALRARVCGKPTVVVYHCDLRLPSGLHHRLAERVVAMAHDVALAAADHVVTHTEDFAAHSPRLSRRAGTVVAVLPPVPAASSAEARSAPSPPVIGMATRFASEKGVEVLLDALPRVFARVPEATVLFAGPVEGVWGEAGLRARLLPRIAALETAGRWRFAGIQPDGAMPAFFRRLSVLAVPSLNSTESFGLVQIEAMLEGVPVVASDLPGVRQPVRMTGFGAVVPVGDAAALAEALVDQIERPARPRQPLADLARQFAPDVHAGAIERLLRAR; encoded by the coding sequence ATGCGCGTCCTCGTGGTCCTGACGTACTACCGGCCGCACATCAGCGGCCTCACGATCTACGCCGAGCGGCAGGCGCGGGCGCTCCAGGCACGCGGCCACGAGGTCACGATCCTGACGTCGCGGTTCGACGCGCGCCTGCCGCGGCGCGAGGTCGTGGAGGGCGTCCGCGTCGAGCGCGTGCCGGTCCTGGCCCGCCTCTCCAAGGGCGTGCTGATGCCGTCGCTCGGCTGGCGGGCGACGCGCGAGGTCCTCCGCCACGACGCCGTGCTGCTCCACCTGCCGCAGATCGACGCGGCGGGCATCGCGCTTCGGGCGCGGGTGTGCGGCAAGCCCACCGTCGTCGTGTACCACTGCGATCTGCGTCTCCCGAGCGGGCTCCATCACCGGCTGGCCGAGCGCGTGGTGGCGATGGCGCACGACGTGGCGCTGGCGGCGGCCGACCACGTCGTGACCCACACCGAGGACTTCGCCGCGCACTCGCCCCGGCTGTCCCGGCGCGCCGGCACGGTGGTCGCCGTCCTGCCGCCGGTCCCAGCCGCGTCCTCGGCGGAGGCGCGCAGTGCGCCGTCGCCGCCCGTCATCGGCATGGCCACGCGCTTCGCCTCCGAGAAAGGGGTCGAGGTCCTGCTCGACGCGTTGCCGCGGGTGTTCGCGCGCGTGCCGGAGGCCACGGTCCTCTTCGCGGGGCCGGTGGAGGGCGTGTGGGGCGAGGCGGGACTGCGCGCGCGCCTGCTGCCGCGGATCGCGGCGCTCGAAACCGCCGGACGCTGGCGCTTCGCCGGGATCCAGCCCGACGGCGCCATGCCGGCGTTCTTCCGCCGCCTGTCGGTGCTCGCGGTCCCGAGCCTCAACTCGACCGAGAGCTTCGGGCTGGTGCAGATCGAGGCGATGCTGGAGGGCGTGCCCGTCGTGGCGTCGGACCTGCCGGGCGTGCGGCAGCCGGTCCGGATGACGGGGTTCGGCGCCGTCGTCCCCGTGGGCGACGCGGCGGCCCTGGCCGAGGCCCTCGTCGACCAGATCGAGCGGCCGGCCCGCCCGCGCCAGCCGCTGGCGGACCTGGCGCGGCAGTTCGCACCGGACGTGCACGCCGGCGCCATCGAGCGCCTGCTCCGCGCCCGCTGA